A stretch of Penaeus vannamei isolate JL-2024 chromosome 18, ASM4276789v1, whole genome shotgun sequence DNA encodes these proteins:
- the LOC138864887 gene encoding glutamate-gated chloride channel subunit beta-like has product MTACGEGEYTCANGDCIEKSRLCDLTLDCADQSDELACDPVEVPRGYTAKLPPPSPTAGPLALRVVINITSIKEFSLVEFRIGIDVHYAVMWYDARLAYRNLKEDYRSNKIQKPSPTWRPEMHIRDSTGSVAETFLHHDAMYVERNSEPLPDDRRRSVENAVFSGSTNKLIYEREETLTIMCYYDLRMYPFDDQECSFTLSVQDMSDKFGRFVEIQLHFENQYKYYLVNAFAPSLMMVVICLLTLGFDLHDFQDRIMVSLTSLLVLAAFFTQTSQSIPKTSYVKFIDAWYLALICEDFLVIVALVCVEVVRLREEAAGSKLMHVAPFDKLRNNFVATSKAAKMNTFLITSKPWLSKGGCAIGEFCHSSSLNFNFNLLHLHYVSALLNFKTHFLCKFKILLMCFSVSIYHIAVSW; this is encoded by the exons ATGACGGCCTGCGGCGAGGGCGAGTACACGTGCGCGAACGGCGACTGCATCGAGAAGTCCCGGCTGTGCGACCTCACCCTGGACTGCGCCGACCAGAGCGACGAACTCGCCTGCGACCCCGTGGAGGTCCCTCGCGGCTACACGGCCAAGCTCCCGCCTCCGTCGCCCACGGCAGGTCCGCTCGCGCTCCGAGTCGTCATCAACATCACGTCGATCAAAGAGTTCAGTCTGGTGGAATTCCGAATCGGCATCGACGTCCATTACGCCGTGATGTGGTACGACGCGAGGCTCGCCTACAGGAATCTGAAGGAGGACTACCGCAGCAACAAGATCCAGAAgcccagccccacctggaggccCGAGATGCACATAAGGGACAGCACTGGCAGCGTCGCGGAGACCTTCCTGCACCACGACGCCATGTACGTGGAACGCAACTCTGAGCCGCTGCCGGACGACAGGAGGCGCTCCGTggaaa ACGCCGTCTTCTCCGGCTCGACCAACAAGCTCATCTACGAGAGGGAGGAAACGCTCACGATCATGTGCTACTACGACCTGCGGATGTATCCCTTCGACGACCAGGAATGCTCGTTCACGCTGAGTGTTCAGGACATGAGCGACAAGTTCGGCCGCTTTGTGGAG atCCAACTCCATTTTGAGAATCAGTATAAATATTACCTCGTGAACGCCTTCGCTCCGAGCCTCATGATGGTCGTCATTTGTTTACTAACGCTCGGCTTTGACTTACACGACTTCCAG GACCGCATCATGGTGTCCCTCACATCGCTGCTCGTGCTGGCCGCCTTCTTCACGCAGACGAGCCAGAGCATCCCCAAGACCTCTTACGTAAAGTTCATCGACGCCTGGTACTTGGCGCTCATCTGCGAGGACTTCTTGGTCATCGTGGCCCTGGTGTGCGTGGAGGTGGTCCGCCTGAGAGAAGAGGCCGCGGGTTCGAAGCTGATGCACGTGGCCCCCTTCGACAAGCTGAGGAACAACTTCGTGGCCACTTCTAAAGCTGCAAAGATGAACACGTTCTTGatt ACTTCAAAACCATGGTTGTCTAAGGGCGGCTGTGCCATTGGAGAATTCTGCCACTCGTCCTCTCTCAACTTCAATTTCAATCTCTTACACTTGCATTATGTTTCTGCATTACTGAATTTTAAAACTCATTTTCTTTGTAAATTTAAAATTTTACTTATGTG CTTCAGTGTCTCAATCTACCATATTGCTGTCAGCTGGTAG